TCAGGGTGTCCTTGCCGTCCAGGGAAAGGGGCAGCCCCACCACCACGGCTTCAATGGATTCATTCTGTATGATTTCGATCAGTTCGTCAAAGAGAGAGTCGCGGGTCGTCCGCTCTATGGTCTTGAACGGCGAGACCAGGGTGCCGGTGCGGTCGCTGACGGACAATCCCACCCGCTTGAGGCCGAAATCGATGCCCAGAGCGCGCACCCTACACATCCTCCAGCGGCTTCTTCATGCGGTACCCCATGGCCTGGACATCGGCCACCAGTGCGCCGCCGTCGTCAAAGACCTTCACGGAATAGGTGGCCATGCGCCCGCCCGCCGAGAGTTCCTGGGCCTTGGCAATGAGCGTCCCGTCGGTGGCGGGGTTGAGGTAGGCGATGGACAGGTTCACGGCCAGGGCGACATTGCCGTGGCTGTTGGCCGCTGCACCGAAGGCGGTCTCCGCCAGGGTATAGATGGCTCCTGCGTTGACCGTTCCGAAGGGATTGCGGTGCCCGTCCCTGATGACCATGCGACAGGTAGCCGAGCCGGGTGCAACGTCAACGACCTCGATGCCCGCCAGTCGGGCGAAGCTGTTTTTCTCGCCGAGGAGTTTTTTTACGCCGTCGCAGTCCATGATCGCCTCCGTGGTGTCAACGCAGCATCAAAAGAACATGGGGGGTGGTTCC
The sequence above is a segment of the Pseudodesulfovibrio sp. S3 genome. Coding sequences within it:
- the ruvX gene encoding Holliday junction resolvase RuvX; amino-acid sequence: MRALGIDFGLKRVGLSVSDRTGTLVSPFKTIERTTRDSLFDELIEIIQNESIEAVVVGLPLSLDGKDTLTTRQARNFAGSLGRRTAVPIHLMDERLTSAQAEEELNAANVRGKKRKMALDSQAAVIILRSWLENGPS
- a CDS encoding PaaI family thioesterase, with amino-acid sequence MDCDGVKKLLGEKNSFARLAGIEVVDVAPGSATCRMVIRDGHRNPFGTVNAGAIYTLAETAFGAAANSHGNVALAVNLSIAYLNPATDGTLIAKAQELSAGGRMATYSVKVFDDGGALVADVQAMGYRMKKPLEDV